Proteins from a single region of Dama dama isolate Ldn47 chromosome 14, ASM3311817v1, whole genome shotgun sequence:
- the LRRN2 gene encoding leucine-rich repeat neuronal protein 2, whose amino-acid sequence MRLLVAPLLLAWVAGATATVPVVPWHVPCPPGCACQIRPWYTPRSSYREATTVDCNDLFLTAVPPALPAGTQTLLLQSNSIVRVDQSELGYLANLTELDLSQNSFSDPRDCDLRALPQLLSLHLEENRLTRLEDHSFAGLASLQELYLNHNQLYRIAPRAFAGLSNLLRLHLNSNLLRAVDNRWFEMLPSLEILMIGGNKVDAILDMNFRPLANLRSLVLAGMSLREISDYALEGLQSLESLSFYDNRLARVPRRALEQVPGLKFLDLNKNPLQRVGPGDFANMLHLKELGLNNMEELVSIDKFALVNLPELTKLDITNNPRLSFIHPRAFHHLPQMETLMLNNNALSALHQQTVESLPNLQEVGLHGNPIRCDCVIRWANATSTRIRFIEPQSTLCAEPPDLQRLPVREVAFREMTDHCLPLISPRSFPRRLQVASGASLVLHCRALAEPEPEIYWVTPAGVRLTAAWAGHKYRVYPEGTLELRRVTAQEAGLYTCVAQNLVGADTKTVSVVVGRAPPQHGRDKGWGLELRVQETHPYHILLSWVSPPNTVSTNLTWASASTLQGHGATTLARLPRGTHSYNITRLLQATEYWACLQVAFADAHTQLACVWARTTEAASCRRGLGDQPGLIAILALAVLLLAAGLAAHLGAGQPRQGVGGRPLLPVWAFWGWSTPSARVVSAPLVLHWDPGRKWPRSSEGGTLSPPSSQSS is encoded by the coding sequence ATTCCTGACGGCTGTGCCCCCAGCGCTGCCCGCAGGCACGCAGACCCTGCTTCTGCAGAGCAACAGCATCGTCCGCGTGGACCAGAGTGAACTGGGCTACCTGGCCAATCTCACAGAGCTGGACCTGTCCCAGAACAGCTTCTCAGACCCCCGAGACTGTGATCTCCGTGCCCTGCCCCAGCTGCTGAGCCTGCACCTGGAGGAGAACCGGCTGACCCGGCTGGAGGACCACAGCTTCGCGGGGCTGGCCAGCCTGCAGGAACTCTATCTCAACCACAACCAGCTCTACCGCATCGCCCCCAGGGCCTTCGCGGGGCTCAGCAACCTCTTGCGGCTCCACCTCAACTCCAACCTGCTTCGGGCCGTTGACAACCGCTGGTTCGAGATGCTGCCCAGCCTGGAGATCCTCATGATTGGCGGCAACAAGGTGGACGCCATCTTGGACATGAACTTCCGGCCCCTGGCCAACCTGCGCAGCCTGGTGCTCGCGGGCATGAGCCTGCGGGAGATCTCTGACTATGCCCTGGAGGGACTGCAGAGCCTCGAGAGCCTCTCCTTCTACGACAACCGGCTGGCCCGTGTGCCCCGGCGGGCGCTGGAGCAGGTGCCGGGGCTCAAGTTCCTAGACCTGAACAAGAACCCACTCCAGCGAGTGGGGCCCGGGGACTTTGCCAACATGTTGCACCTCAAGGAGCTGGGGCTGAACAACATGGAGGAGCTGGTCTCCATTGACAAATTTGCCCTGGTCAACCTCCCCGAGCTGACCAAGCTGGACATCACCAACAACCCTCGGCTCTCGTTCATCCACCCCCGAGCCTTCCACCACCTGCCCCAGATGGAGACCCTCATGCTCAACAACAATGCTCTCAGTGCCTTGCACCAGCAGACCGTGGAGTCCCTGCCCAACCTGCAGGAGGTGGGTCTCCATGGCAACCCCATCCGCTGTGACTGTGTCATCCGCTGGGCTAATGCCACCAGCACCCGCATCCGCTTCATCGAGCCCCAGTCCACGCTTTGTGCTGAGCCCCCGGACCTTCAGCGCCTCCCAGTGCGGGAGGTGGCCTTCCGGGAGATGACGGACCACTGCCTGCCCCTCATCTCCCCCCGCAGCTTCCCCCGCCGCCTCCAGGTGGCCAGCGGAGCCAGCCTGGTGCTGCACTGCCGGGCGCTGGCAGAGCCCGAGCCCGAGATCTACTGGGTGACGCCCGCTGGAGTCAGGCTGACGGCCGCCTGGGCGGGCCACAAGTACCGCGTGTACCCCGAGGGGACGCTGGAGCTGCGGAGGGTGACAGCGCAAGAAGCAGGGCTGTACACCTGTGTGGCCCAGAACCTGGTCGGGGCCGACACGAAGACGGTTAGTGTGGTTGTCGGCCGGGCCCCCCCGCAACACGGCAGAGACAAGGGCTGGGGGCTGGAGCTCCGGGTTCAGGAGACCCACCCCTACCACATCCTGCTGTCTTGGGTCTCCCCGCCCAACACAGTCTCCACCAACCTCACCTGGGCCAGCGCCTCCACCCTCCAGGGCCATGGGGCCACCACGCTGGCCCGCCTGCCACGGGGCACCCACAGCTACAACATCACACGCCTCCTTCAGGCCACGGAGTACTGGGCCTGCCTGCAGGTGGCCTTCGCGGATGCCCACACCCAGTTGGCCTGTGTCTGGGCCAGGACTACAGAGGCTGCTTCTTGCCGCAGAGGCCTAGGGGACCAGCCCGGGCTCATAGCCATCCTGGCTCTCGCCGTCCTCCTGCTGGCCGCCGGGCTGGCAGCCCACCTTGGTGCCGGGCAGCCCAGGCAGGGCGTGGGTGGGCGGCCTCTGCTCCCAGTCTGGGCTTTCTGGGGCTGGAGCACCCCTTCCGCCCGGGTGGTGTCGGCACCCCTCGTCCTCCACTGGGATCCAGGGAGGAAGTGGCCCAGGTCCTCCGAAGGGGGGACTCTGTCCCCGCCATCGTCACAGAGTTCCTGA